The Epinephelus lanceolatus isolate andai-2023 chromosome 14, ASM4190304v1, whole genome shotgun sequence genome has a window encoding:
- the acod1 gene encoding cis-aconitate decarboxylase isoform X1: protein MLRKGITESFGAAIRALNITQLTDGVINRSKRMMLDNLGVGLLGTRTAVFNKALTYSQLFTSHERSSVWGRSEITLPPHYAAFVNGVAVHSMDFDDTWHPATHPSGAVLPALLALAETLPSQPSGLDLLLAFNVGIEVQGRLMRFSREAYNIPERFHPPSVVGVMGSAAASAKLLGLSPAQCSHALAVAASSAGAPLANAATQTKPLHIGNAAQRGLEAARLAQMGLEGNPAILDLNSGFGVYYKDYSPSPMEVSPSADFKWILEDQDVAIKRIPAHLGMHWVVDAALAAREKLENTLGHFDLSQIRHVTLRVPPSKYVDCPLPATEHQARHSFQFNASSALLDNKVTVSSFSDAQINRPALKELLSKVEVETPKDNQPSFDKMYCEVEIETEQGQSFTARCNTFYGHWRKPLSQEDLVEKFCMNASSVLCSEGVEGVIDVIGNIERVRRCSVLGSYLRMTSGQQEQLYSTQRV from the exons ATGCTACGCAAG GGTATTACAGAGAGCTTTGGAGCTGCCATCCGTGCCCTTAACATCACCCAGCTGACAGATGGTGTGATTAACAGGAGCAAAAGGATGATGCTGGACAACCTGGGCGTTGGGCTGTTAGGAACCAGGACAGCTGTCTTTAACAAGGCTCTCACGTACAGCCAG TTGTTCACATCTCATGAGCGGAGCAGTGTTTGGGGTAGATCAGAGATAACTCTTCCTCCCCATTATGCAGCATTTGTCAACGGCGTCGCG GTTCACTCCATGGACTTTGACGACACTTGGCACCCTGCTACTCATCCCTCAGGCGCTGTGCTACCGGCCCTGCTGGCTCTGGCAGAGACGCTGCCCAGTCAGCCCTCTGGTCTCGACCTGCTGTTggcctttaacgttggcatcgAGGTGCAGGGTAGACTCATGAGGTTCTCCAGAGAGGCCTACAACATCCCAGAAAG ATTCCACCCTCCCAGTGTTGTTGGCGTGATGGGCAGTGCCGCAGCCTCAGCTAAGCTCCTGGGTCTGTCCCCTGCACAGTGCAGTCATGCTCTGGCTGTCGCAGCCTCCTCCGCTGGGGCTCCCTTAGCCAACGCCGCCACACAAACCAAACCTCTCCATATTGGCAATGCTGCTCAGAGAGGCCTGGAGGCTGCTCGGCTGGCCCAGATGGGACTGGAGGGGAATCCCGCCATCCTGGATCTGAACTCTGGGTTTGGCGTTTACTACAAAGACTACAGTCCTTCACCCATGGAAGTTTCTCCTTCTGCTGACTTTAAATGGATTCTGGAAGACCAGGATGTGGCCATCAAGCGCATCCCTGCTCACCTGGGGATGCACTGGGTTGTGGACGCGGCACTGGCAGCCCGTGAAAAGCTTGAAAACACACTGGGGCACTTTGACCTCAGCCAGATCAGACATGTCACACTTCGAGTGCCTCCATCTAAGTATGTTGACTGCCCCTTACCTGCCACAGAGCACCAAGCGAGGCACTCATTCCAGTTCAACGCCTCTTCCGCCCTTCTGGATAACAAAGTAACAGTTTCTTCTTTCAGTGATGCTCAGATTAACCGGCCTGCTCTGAAGGAGCTGTTGTCCAAAGTGGAGGTGGAGACCCCGAAAGATAATCAGCCCAGCTTTGACAAGATGTACTGTGAGGTGGAGATAGAAACAGAGCAGGGGCAGAGTTTTACAGCCAGGTGTAATACCTTTTATGGCCACTGGAGGAAGCCGCTGAGTCAGGAGGACCTGGTGGAGAAGTTTTGCATGAACGCTTCCTCAGTGTTGTGCTCAGAGGGAGTGGAGGGTGTGATTGATGTGATAGGAAACATTGAGAGAGTGAGAAGGTGTTCAGTCTTGGGTTCATATCTGAGAATGACAAGTGGTCAACAGGAGCAGTTATACAGCACACAGAGAGTGTGA
- the acod1 gene encoding cis-aconitate decarboxylase isoform X2, translating to MMLDNLGVGLLGTRTAVFNKALTYSQLFTSHERSSVWGRSEITLPPHYAAFVNGVAVHSMDFDDTWHPATHPSGAVLPALLALAETLPSQPSGLDLLLAFNVGIEVQGRLMRFSREAYNIPERFHPPSVVGVMGSAAASAKLLGLSPAQCSHALAVAASSAGAPLANAATQTKPLHIGNAAQRGLEAARLAQMGLEGNPAILDLNSGFGVYYKDYSPSPMEVSPSADFKWILEDQDVAIKRIPAHLGMHWVVDAALAAREKLENTLGHFDLSQIRHVTLRVPPSKYVDCPLPATEHQARHSFQFNASSALLDNKVTVSSFSDAQINRPALKELLSKVEVETPKDNQPSFDKMYCEVEIETEQGQSFTARCNTFYGHWRKPLSQEDLVEKFCMNASSVLCSEGVEGVIDVIGNIERVRRCSVLGSYLRMTSGQQEQLYSTQRV from the exons ATGATGCTGGACAACCTGGGCGTTGGGCTGTTAGGAACCAGGACAGCTGTCTTTAACAAGGCTCTCACGTACAGCCAG TTGTTCACATCTCATGAGCGGAGCAGTGTTTGGGGTAGATCAGAGATAACTCTTCCTCCCCATTATGCAGCATTTGTCAACGGCGTCGCG GTTCACTCCATGGACTTTGACGACACTTGGCACCCTGCTACTCATCCCTCAGGCGCTGTGCTACCGGCCCTGCTGGCTCTGGCAGAGACGCTGCCCAGTCAGCCCTCTGGTCTCGACCTGCTGTTggcctttaacgttggcatcgAGGTGCAGGGTAGACTCATGAGGTTCTCCAGAGAGGCCTACAACATCCCAGAAAG ATTCCACCCTCCCAGTGTTGTTGGCGTGATGGGCAGTGCCGCAGCCTCAGCTAAGCTCCTGGGTCTGTCCCCTGCACAGTGCAGTCATGCTCTGGCTGTCGCAGCCTCCTCCGCTGGGGCTCCCTTAGCCAACGCCGCCACACAAACCAAACCTCTCCATATTGGCAATGCTGCTCAGAGAGGCCTGGAGGCTGCTCGGCTGGCCCAGATGGGACTGGAGGGGAATCCCGCCATCCTGGATCTGAACTCTGGGTTTGGCGTTTACTACAAAGACTACAGTCCTTCACCCATGGAAGTTTCTCCTTCTGCTGACTTTAAATGGATTCTGGAAGACCAGGATGTGGCCATCAAGCGCATCCCTGCTCACCTGGGGATGCACTGGGTTGTGGACGCGGCACTGGCAGCCCGTGAAAAGCTTGAAAACACACTGGGGCACTTTGACCTCAGCCAGATCAGACATGTCACACTTCGAGTGCCTCCATCTAAGTATGTTGACTGCCCCTTACCTGCCACAGAGCACCAAGCGAGGCACTCATTCCAGTTCAACGCCTCTTCCGCCCTTCTGGATAACAAAGTAACAGTTTCTTCTTTCAGTGATGCTCAGATTAACCGGCCTGCTCTGAAGGAGCTGTTGTCCAAAGTGGAGGTGGAGACCCCGAAAGATAATCAGCCCAGCTTTGACAAGATGTACTGTGAGGTGGAGATAGAAACAGAGCAGGGGCAGAGTTTTACAGCCAGGTGTAATACCTTTTATGGCCACTGGAGGAAGCCGCTGAGTCAGGAGGACCTGGTGGAGAAGTTTTGCATGAACGCTTCCTCAGTGTTGTGCTCAGAGGGAGTGGAGGGTGTGATTGATGTGATAGGAAACATTGAGAGAGTGAGAAGGTGTTCAGTCTTGGGTTCATATCTGAGAATGACAAGTGGTCAACAGGAGCAGTTATACAGCACACAGAGAGTGTGA